In Hyphomicrobium denitrificans 1NES1, one DNA window encodes the following:
- a CDS encoding arylesterase — translation MNVRHVLEAAPALVVTFALSIMAVFAAPLPARADAPKPITLVAFGDSLTAGYGLKASESFPAQLQMALQAKGYKVMIVNAGVSGDTTADGLRRFDWAMQPKPDGVILELGANDALRGIDPKEPSANLDKMLSALKSKGIDVLLTGMKAPNNWGEDYAKAFDAIYTDLAAKYGVTLYPFFLDGVALDPAFSQPDGLHPTASGIAEVVKRITPDVEALIQRISQRKTAAN, via the coding sequence ATGAACGTGCGCCACGTGCTCGAAGCGGCTCCGGCGTTGGTCGTGACATTTGCCCTCTCAATCATGGCGGTCTTTGCCGCGCCGCTCCCAGCCCGAGCCGACGCGCCGAAGCCCATCACCCTCGTTGCCTTCGGCGACAGCCTTACGGCAGGGTACGGTCTCAAGGCCAGCGAATCGTTTCCGGCGCAGCTTCAGATGGCGCTTCAGGCCAAGGGCTACAAGGTCATGATCGTCAACGCCGGCGTTTCGGGAGACACGACCGCCGACGGTCTCCGCCGTTTCGACTGGGCGATGCAGCCGAAACCCGATGGCGTCATCCTCGAACTCGGCGCCAACGACGCCTTGCGCGGGATCGATCCCAAAGAACCCAGCGCGAACCTCGACAAGATGCTGTCCGCACTCAAGTCAAAAGGTATCGATGTCCTTCTTACAGGCATGAAGGCGCCGAACAATTGGGGGGAAGACTACGCCAAAGCGTTCGACGCAATCTATACCGATCTTGCTGCGAAATATGGTGTTACGCTCTACCCGTTCTTCCTCGACGGTGTGGCGCTCGATCCCGCTTTCTCGCAACCCGATGGGCTGCATCCTACGGCTAGCGGCATTGCCGAGGTCGTCAAGCGGATCACGCCCGACGTTGAAGCGCTCATTCAACGCATCTCACAGCGGAAAACGGCGGCAAACTAG
- a CDS encoding ABC transporter permease encodes MTLALEPRTNLTPSRWSGLKTILKLGARELRSGLKGFRIFIACLALGVMVIAAVGALADALRAGLASQGETILGGDVTFARMHNRASPEEWALFRTLGRVSETSTMRTMARRLDGSDQALAELKAVDAAYPLSGETTIEDGKSFRDAITDNGAVVDPMLLERLGLKVGERFRIGQAEIEVRGVLKAEPDAVADRLTYGPRIFVSLATLDKTALVKPGTLIRWRYAVKLPPDAPSDRETLANLRKSVEQKLPTAGFTSVDRYDPSPQITRTLERLRQFLILIGLASLLVGGVGIASAVATFIDKRVKVVATFRSLGASGTQIVGIFLVQIVLMAAIGITIGLALGIAAPPLVEGFYGDLLPVHAGIQVSPGSLGIAALYGLLVALIFALWPLGRVENVRAAVLFRDSINAVSGRPRTSIVIATAALTALLFAIAVATSEPHNIAVYIAISLVVMLAVFGWLGGAIARLVKRIPRPSAPELALALRNIAAPDGLTRSVILSLGTGLSLLVAVALANAALVADLNERLPEQAPDYFLLDIAPDEFDAVKAKILRDIPGTKLIDAPMLRGRLVSLKGTPVENAKVPADVQWVLNGDRGLSYADTIPEGSALTAGSWWPKDYQGPPLVSFEGEIAKKLGLGIGDSVTVNVLGRNVEAKIANLREVNWESLALNFIMVFSPNTLSAAPHNMLATLRLPSATSRTVETAMVRDLGRAYPSVTAIRVRDAIDQFNKIVAKVMVAVQAAGSVTLAAGALVLAGALATAQRRRILEAVILKTIGARRRQILKAHAFEYALLAVIAASVAIALGSLIAWVAVTRVMEIDFVFSVNAVLETLAIAALMITAFGGIGTWAVLRAPPVPYLRSE; translated from the coding sequence GTGACGCTTGCCCTCGAACCGCGCACAAATCTGACGCCATCCCGCTGGTCAGGCCTGAAAACGATTTTGAAGCTCGGTGCACGCGAGCTGCGCAGCGGGCTTAAAGGATTCCGCATCTTCATCGCCTGTCTTGCGCTGGGCGTGATGGTGATTGCAGCTGTCGGAGCGCTCGCCGATGCTTTGCGTGCTGGGCTCGCGAGCCAGGGCGAAACCATTCTTGGTGGCGACGTAACGTTCGCGCGCATGCATAACCGCGCGTCTCCGGAGGAATGGGCACTCTTCCGCACCCTCGGGCGCGTCAGTGAGACGTCGACGATGCGGACGATGGCGCGTCGCCTCGACGGCTCGGATCAGGCCTTGGCAGAGTTGAAGGCTGTCGATGCTGCCTATCCCTTGTCAGGTGAAACGACGATCGAGGACGGCAAATCCTTCCGCGATGCGATTACTGACAACGGCGCCGTCGTCGATCCCATGCTTCTCGAACGCCTTGGCCTGAAGGTCGGCGAACGCTTCCGCATCGGCCAGGCAGAAATCGAAGTTCGCGGCGTCTTGAAAGCCGAGCCCGATGCCGTTGCGGATCGCCTGACTTACGGTCCTCGGATTTTCGTCTCGTTGGCCACGCTCGATAAAACTGCGCTCGTAAAACCGGGGACGCTCATTCGCTGGCGCTATGCCGTCAAGCTCCCGCCCGATGCGCCGTCGGATAGAGAAACCCTCGCGAATCTCAGGAAATCCGTCGAACAAAAGCTGCCCACGGCGGGCTTTACCAGTGTCGACCGCTATGATCCCTCGCCCCAAATCACGCGCACGCTGGAACGGCTCCGCCAATTCCTGATCCTCATAGGACTCGCATCGCTGCTTGTCGGTGGCGTCGGCATTGCGAGCGCCGTCGCGACATTTATCGACAAGCGCGTCAAGGTCGTCGCGACGTTTCGTAGTCTCGGCGCATCCGGTACGCAGATCGTCGGCATCTTCCTGGTTCAGATCGTCTTGATGGCCGCCATCGGCATCACCATCGGGCTCGCGCTCGGCATCGCGGCGCCGCCGCTCGTCGAAGGCTTTTACGGTGACCTATTGCCGGTCCATGCGGGCATTCAAGTATCTCCGGGAAGTCTCGGAATTGCGGCGCTCTACGGCTTGCTCGTGGCACTCATCTTTGCGCTTTGGCCGTTGGGCCGCGTCGAGAACGTCCGCGCCGCCGTGCTCTTTCGCGATTCGATCAACGCCGTCAGTGGTCGCCCACGCACATCAATCGTTATCGCGACGGCGGCGCTGACCGCATTGTTGTTCGCCATTGCCGTCGCGACGTCCGAACCGCATAACATCGCCGTCTATATCGCAATCAGCCTTGTCGTCATGCTTGCCGTCTTCGGATGGCTCGGCGGCGCTATCGCACGTCTTGTGAAGCGCATCCCTCGACCCTCGGCGCCTGAGCTGGCACTGGCGCTGCGGAACATCGCGGCGCCCGACGGACTGACGCGATCTGTCATCCTGTCGCTTGGAACGGGACTTTCGCTGCTGGTCGCCGTCGCGCTGGCAAACGCCGCTCTGGTCGCGGACCTCAATGAGCGGCTTCCGGAACAGGCGCCGGATTATTTCCTGCTCGACATCGCACCTGATGAGTTCGATGCGGTGAAAGCTAAGATCCTTAGGGACATTCCAGGCACGAAGCTGATCGACGCGCCGATGCTCAGAGGCCGGCTGGTTTCGCTGAAGGGCACGCCGGTCGAAAACGCCAAAGTCCCGGCCGACGTCCAGTGGGTTTTGAACGGCGACCGCGGCCTGAGCTACGCTGACACGATACCCGAGGGCTCGGCGCTGACGGCTGGCTCATGGTGGCCCAAGGATTATCAGGGCCCGCCGCTTGTTTCGTTCGAAGGTGAGATTGCCAAAAAGCTTGGGCTTGGGATCGGCGACAGTGTGACGGTCAACGTCCTTGGCCGCAACGTCGAGGCCAAAATCGCCAATCTGCGTGAGGTCAACTGGGAGAGCCTGGCGCTCAACTTCATCATGGTGTTCTCACCGAACACGCTGTCGGCGGCACCGCATAACATGCTGGCAACGCTGCGGCTTCCCTCTGCAACCTCGCGCACGGTGGAAACCGCAATGGTCCGGGACCTGGGGCGCGCCTATCCCTCGGTCACAGCGATCCGCGTCCGCGACGCCATCGATCAGTTCAACAAGATCGTCGCGAAGGTCATGGTCGCCGTCCAGGCTGCGGGCAGCGTGACTCTGGCGGCCGGCGCGCTGGTGCTGGCGGGAGCCCTTGCGACCGCGCAGCGGCGGCGCATCCTCGAAGCCGTCATCTTAAAAACGATCGGCGCCCGACGGCGCCAGATCCTGAAAGCCCACGCCTTCGAGTATGCGCTGCTGGCGGTCATCGCAGCGTC
- a CDS encoding ABC transporter ATP-binding protein has product MTKSVIRTEQGNQSLNEPIIQLDDVHLTLTSKAGPVHILRGISIGIPAGQPAAIVGPSGSGKTSLLMVMAGLERASSGTVAIAGRELTRLSEDDLAVLRGAEMGIIFQSFHLVPTMTALENVALPMELAGESDAYKNARELLQEVGLAARTEHYPAELSGGEQQRVAIARALVREPRIIFADEPTGNLDGRTGRQIIDLLFGLRRRRNATLVIVTHDDHLAGMADRIIRMSDGSVASDESIGSSAVRAVSP; this is encoded by the coding sequence ATGACAAAATCCGTCATCCGCACCGAGCAAGGCAACCAAAGTTTGAACGAACCCATCATCCAGCTCGACGATGTGCATCTGACTCTGACGAGCAAAGCCGGCCCGGTACATATCCTGCGCGGCATCTCGATCGGCATTCCTGCCGGTCAGCCTGCGGCGATCGTAGGACCGTCGGGCTCCGGAAAAACTTCGCTCCTGATGGTGATGGCAGGCCTAGAACGCGCGAGTAGCGGCACGGTCGCAATCGCCGGTCGCGAGCTGACGCGATTGTCTGAAGATGACCTCGCCGTGCTTCGTGGGGCCGAGATGGGAATTATCTTCCAATCGTTTCACCTCGTCCCGACGATGACCGCGCTTGAGAACGTCGCCTTGCCGATGGAGCTTGCAGGCGAGAGCGACGCCTATAAAAACGCGCGCGAGCTTTTACAGGAAGTCGGCCTCGCGGCGCGCACCGAGCACTATCCCGCTGAGCTTTCAGGCGGCGAGCAACAGCGCGTCGCCATTGCCCGTGCTCTGGTTCGCGAACCGCGCATTATCTTTGCCGACGAGCCGACCGGCAATCTCGACGGCCGCACCGGTCGCCAGATTATCGATCTCCTTTTCGGTTTGCGTCGGCGCCGCAACGCAACGCTCGTGATCGTCACGCATGACGATCATCTGGCCGGTATGGCGGACCGGATCATTCGCATGTCCGATGGTTCGGTTGCCTCTGACGAATCGATCGGATCCTCGGCAGTTCGTGCGGTATCGCCGTGA